Proteins from one Juglans microcarpa x Juglans regia isolate MS1-56 chromosome 6S, Jm3101_v1.0, whole genome shotgun sequence genomic window:
- the LOC121237854 gene encoding squamosa promoter-binding-like protein 13A — MDWHLKAPWGLTELERETFPNTQTVGGSSSFGGHRTSKVEFSVDLKLGQLGNSANELLNKWKEPEVSKISSPASGSSKRARAANNGNQPVSCLVDGCTSDLSNCRDYHRRHKVCELHSKTPQVTICGRKQRFCQQCSRFHSLEEFDEGKRSCRKRLDGHNRRRRKPQPEPLSRSGNFLSNYQGIQLTPFSSSHVYPSTTMVSPAWAGVLNSAADARLHNQQQQLWLLDKEKLFLGSSPSTHSANHLGGKQRSFLQGGSTMLNHHSSLEAPVCQPLLKTIALSESGAARSKMFGDRLTTQVHDSDCALSLLSSPQAQSSGHALNHEVHPNSVSLVQPLGSSLHVNSLDPMNSVLMSSGSDSNIHCRGRFHMGSEESQVNETPQTFPFNWE, encoded by the exons ATGGACTGGCACTTGAAAGCACCTTGGGGTTTGACAGAACTAGAACGAGAAACATTTCCCAACACACAAACGGTAGGCGGGTCAAGTAGCTTTGGTGGTCACAGGACCAGTAAAGTGGAGTTTTCAGTAGATTTGAAGCTTGGACAGTTGGGTAATTCGGCCAATGAGCTACTGAATAAATGGAAGGAGCCCGAAGTCTCAAAAATATCATCTCCAGCTTCTGGGTCATCAAAGAGAGCAAGAGCAGCTAACAATGGTAACCAGCCAGTGTCGTGCCTAGTTGATGGGTGCACTTCAGACCTCAGTAATTGTAGGGACTACCATAGGCGCCACAAGGTCTGCGAGCTCCATTCGAAGACTCCACAAGTAACCATTTGTGGCCGTAAGCAACGGTTCTGCCAGCAGTGCAGCAG GTTCCATTCGCTGGAGGAATTTGATGAGGGAAAGAGAAGCTGTAGAAAACGTCTTGATGGACACAATCGAAGGCGGAGAAAGCCTCAGCCAGAACCCCTGTCTCGATCTGGGAACTTCTTGTCCAATTACCAAG gcATCCAGTTGACACCATTCTCCAGTTCACATGTATATCCCTCCACCACCATGGTGAGCCCAGCCTGGGCTGGAGTTCTCAATAGTGCAGCAGATGCCAGACTTCATAACCAGCAGCAACAATTATGGCTACTAGATAAAGAAAAACTGTTTCTTGGATCCTCCCCCAGTACTCACAGCGCCAATCATCTTGGAGGGAAGCAAAGGTCATTCTTGCAGGGCGGCAGCACCATGCTAAACCACCATTCATCTCTTGAAGCTCCTGTCTGCCAGCCACTTCTGAAGACCATTGCTTTATCAGAAAGTGGTGCGGCTAGGAGCAAAATGTTTGGTGACAGGTTAACGACACAAGTCCATGATTCGGATtgtgctctctctcttctgTCATCACCTCAGGCACAGTCATCTGGGCACGCTTTGAACCACGAAGTGCATCCTAACTCAGTCTCCCTGGTGCAGCCCCTAGGCTCAAGTTTACATGTAAACAGCTTAGACCCCATGAATTCAGTTCTGATGTCCAGTGGCAGTGACAGTAACATTCATTGCCGTGGAAGGTTTCACATGGGATCCGAGGAATCACAAGTGAATGAAACCCCTCAAACATTTCCCTTCAATTGGGAGTAA